From the Pseudomonas putida genome, one window contains:
- a CDS encoding DUF3486 family protein, whose amino-acid sequence MPPRSKVAALPPEVKSWLDQSLVENNFGGYEQLSAELELRGYSIGKSALHRYGSEFEDKLAALKMSSEQAKAVVQAAPDDEGAVNEALMRLVQEHLFKLLMAADGKMDLPKVAKAVAELGRASVVQAKWKTEIRARAEAAANQVEKIAKKGGLSAQTVDEIRREILGVAS is encoded by the coding sequence ATGCCGCCGCGTAGCAAAGTCGCCGCCCTGCCGCCGGAAGTGAAGTCCTGGCTGGATCAGTCGCTGGTGGAAAATAACTTCGGCGGATACGAGCAGCTGTCGGCGGAGCTGGAATTGCGTGGCTACTCCATTGGCAAGAGCGCGCTCCACCGCTACGGCAGCGAGTTTGAGGACAAGCTGGCCGCCCTGAAGATGTCCAGCGAGCAGGCGAAGGCCGTCGTCCAGGCTGCGCCCGATGACGAAGGGGCGGTCAACGAGGCGTTGATGCGCCTGGTGCAAGAGCACCTGTTCAAGCTGTTGATGGCTGCTGACGGCAAGATGGATCTGCCCAAGGTGGCCAAGGCCGTTGCCGAGCTGGGCCGGGCGTCTGTCGTCCAGGCGAAATGGAAGACCGAGATACGTGCCAGGGCGGAAGCCGCTGCCAACCAGGTCGAGAAGATCGCCAAGAAAGGCGGCCTCAGCGCCCAGACCGTGGACGAGATTCGCCGCGAGATCCTGGGGGTGGCGTCGTGA
- a CDS encoding TraR/DksA C4-type zinc finger protein: protein MDVTDIATETEEAFREQALAARGAGRAHYTGPRITHCECCGDQIPPARSEILPGVELCVSCQEDIERMGGR, encoded by the coding sequence ATGGACGTAACTGATATCGCCACAGAAACGGAAGAGGCATTCCGCGAGCAGGCGCTGGCGGCGCGAGGCGCAGGCCGGGCGCACTACACCGGGCCTCGCATCACGCACTGCGAGTGCTGCGGCGACCAGATCCCCCCAGCACGCAGCGAGATCCTGCCAGGCGTTGAGCTGTGCGTGAGCTGCCAGGAAGACATCGAAAGGATGGGCGGCCGATGA
- a CDS encoding DNA-packaging protein produces MSSIKPVLVWLLVLAVAVGGLTLVYSNGYDQGFALAKAKSDAALSEQTTAHEEELRRLAESAAASLKKAADELIASQAYGNQLAADLVAKRDELRAVTEKLNGEIQRVTTLYRRALDAQPEALPPAVFTVGFVRVWNNALFGTATASSAAVPSTGTTTSGADATPSGPSAADDLIAGVTRADLLANQIRNGEGYAACRAQLTQLIEWNTRNGRN; encoded by the coding sequence ATGAGCAGCATCAAACCGGTGCTCGTCTGGCTCCTGGTTCTTGCTGTCGCTGTCGGCGGCCTGACCCTGGTTTACAGCAATGGCTACGACCAGGGTTTCGCCTTGGCGAAAGCCAAAAGTGATGCGGCCCTGAGCGAGCAAACCACGGCGCATGAGGAGGAGCTGCGCCGCCTGGCTGAGTCCGCCGCCGCAAGCCTGAAGAAAGCCGCAGACGAGCTGATCGCATCCCAGGCATACGGCAACCAATTGGCGGCGGATCTGGTCGCCAAGCGGGACGAGCTGCGGGCCGTCACTGAAAAACTCAACGGAGAAATCCAGCGTGTCACGACCCTGTACCGCCGCGCCCTCGATGCGCAGCCTGAAGCGCTGCCTCCTGCTGTGTTCACTGTTGGCTTTGTCCGCGTGTGGAACAACGCCCTATTTGGCACCGCAACCGCAAGCTCAGCCGCAGTGCCTTCCACCGGCACCACCACCAGCGGAGCTGATGCGACTCCCTCCGGCCCCTCAGCCGCTGACGACCTGATCGCGGGAGTCACCCGCGCAGACCTCCTGGCCAACCAAATCCGCAACGGCGAGGGCTATGCCGCCTGCCGTGCCCAGCTAACGCAACTGATCGAATGGAATACACGCAATGGACGTAACTGA
- a CDS encoding transglycosylase SLT domain-containing protein yields the protein MSALLALPVLAILANVPTARADIPAEAQQYRRELTRIAQAEWGLDAPVATFAAQVHQESRWRLNAKSPVGAQGLGQVMPTTAVWLAELFPDTLGNVQPFNSTWSLMALVSYDRWLVDRIKGRNACERHAMVLSSYNGGLGWLIRDRKLASAKGADPLAWFGSIERFNAGRSAAAFRENRGYPRLILKTFEAQYIADGWGNGVCS from the coding sequence CTGAGCGCGCTGCTGGCTCTGCCCGTGCTTGCAATCCTCGCTAACGTGCCCACGGCGCGAGCTGACATCCCGGCCGAGGCGCAGCAGTACCGCCGCGAGCTGACTCGCATCGCCCAGGCCGAGTGGGGGCTTGATGCCCCCGTGGCCACCTTCGCCGCTCAAGTGCACCAGGAGTCGCGCTGGCGGCTCAACGCGAAATCCCCTGTCGGTGCGCAAGGCTTGGGCCAGGTGATGCCCACGACCGCCGTGTGGCTTGCGGAACTGTTCCCCGACACCCTTGGCAATGTTCAGCCGTTCAACTCCACCTGGTCGCTCATGGCCCTGGTCAGCTACGACCGCTGGTTGGTTGACCGCATCAAGGGCCGCAACGCCTGCGAGCGCCACGCCATGGTGCTGTCCTCCTATAACGGCGGCCTTGGCTGGCTGATCCGCGACCGCAAGCTGGCATCGGCAAAGGGCGCCGATCCGCTGGCTTGGTTCGGCTCCATTGAGCGGTTCAACGCGGGCCGCTCTGCTGCCGCCTTCCGAGAGAACCGGGGCTATCCCCGGCTGATCCTCAAGACCTTTGAAGCTCAATACATCGCTGATGGCTGGGGCAATGGGGTGTGCTCATGA
- a CDS encoding putative holin yields the protein MNQPSDRPRLRRHYRAPRLTFWTLITIGLLVALYLIAPTKIAVVLYKAALVTGGAVLAYWIDRALFPYARPDQVKSVHQPWAGIRRALIVLACVLGLTLGL from the coding sequence ATGAACCAGCCTAGCGACCGCCCGCGTCTTCGGCGGCACTATCGAGCACCACGCTTGACCTTCTGGACCCTGATCACCATCGGCCTACTGGTCGCGCTCTACCTCATCGCCCCGACCAAGATCGCCGTCGTCCTTTACAAGGCGGCGCTGGTAACTGGTGGCGCCGTGCTGGCCTACTGGATCGACCGCGCCCTGTTCCCGTATGCCCGCCCCGACCAGGTCAAGTCAGTCCATCAGCCATGGGCCGGCATCCGCCGCGCCCTGATCGTGCTGGCCTGCGTCCTCGGCCTGACGTTGGGGCTCTGA
- a CDS encoding Mor transcription activator family protein: protein MSNGELFTSEDIDKLDPDQVLARMEDPSVLARWEGTLVEMSSLAENKLLQLMPGMADAVPQIAREVVYAICQTMGGAVVYIPRGDKLRRALRDGEIFRGWRDQNTRPDALARKFDLSSQAVYDIIARQRVLHRKQEPDLFGYDDAPKRLH, encoded by the coding sequence ATGAGCAATGGGGAGTTGTTTACAAGTGAGGACATCGACAAGCTAGACCCGGACCAGGTGTTAGCTCGCATGGAGGATCCATCGGTCCTGGCTCGTTGGGAGGGAACGCTGGTAGAGATGTCCAGCCTTGCCGAGAATAAGCTGCTTCAGTTGATGCCAGGAATGGCCGACGCCGTGCCGCAGATCGCCCGCGAGGTGGTCTATGCGATCTGCCAAACGATGGGCGGTGCTGTCGTTTACATACCCCGAGGCGATAAATTGCGCCGGGCGCTGAGAGATGGGGAGATCTTTCGAGGGTGGCGAGACCAGAACACCCGGCCCGATGCGCTGGCTCGAAAGTTTGATCTGTCCAGCCAGGCGGTTTATGACATCATTGCCCGCCAACGAGTCCTGCATCGAAAGCAGGAGCCCGACCTTTTCGGGTACGACGATGCCCCCAAGCGGTTGCACTGA
- a CDS encoding gp16 family protein, whose amino-acid sequence MNRRNQQLSKIHIAKKDLGLDDDTYRALLSRITGQSSAKDLSPLQVAKVLQEFERLGWKAKQGRDKPKPAADKAKLVGKIEAQLAEAGRPWEYGDGLAKRLYKVERLEWLDAKQLSGVVAALAKDAKRNGRRQ is encoded by the coding sequence ATGAACCGGCGCAACCAGCAACTGAGCAAGATCCACATCGCCAAGAAAGACCTCGGCCTCGATGACGACACCTACCGTGCCCTGCTGAGCCGGATCACCGGCCAGTCATCGGCCAAGGACTTGAGCCCGCTCCAGGTGGCCAAGGTGCTGCAGGAGTTCGAGCGACTGGGCTGGAAGGCAAAGCAAGGCCGAGACAAGCCCAAGCCCGCAGCGGACAAGGCGAAGTTGGTCGGCAAGATCGAGGCGCAGCTGGCTGAAGCCGGCCGGCCATGGGAGTACGGCGACGGCCTGGCCAAACGCCTGTACAAGGTGGAGCGGCTGGAGTGGCTCGACGCCAAGCAACTGAGCGGCGTGGTCGCGGCTCTGGCCAAGGACGCGAAACGAAACGGGAGAAGGCAATGA
- a CDS encoding DUF2786 domain-containing protein gives MDRNKALDKIKKCLRLATSANPNEAAAAMRQAQALMKQHGIGQADVSMANVMECTALAGSKKTPAMWEAQLANTVSRAYTCKVLFAGGIGRWNFIGEMAEVAGYTMTVLLRQVRQARRDFTLSKLQRCKPATKVRRADVFCEAWVHAVYDQVSTFAGAELSPAVEQYLAHHYPDLVQQKPRDRNETTRRKAGVRAISDAMHGLLAAADVRLNHGMTTAAPLALSQVAS, from the coding sequence ATGGACCGTAACAAGGCCCTGGACAAGATCAAGAAATGCCTGAGGCTGGCCACCAGTGCCAACCCCAACGAGGCGGCGGCCGCGATGCGGCAGGCGCAGGCGCTGATGAAGCAGCACGGCATCGGCCAGGCCGATGTGAGCATGGCCAATGTCATGGAGTGCACCGCCCTAGCCGGGTCGAAGAAAACCCCGGCGATGTGGGAAGCGCAGCTGGCCAACACCGTGTCGCGGGCCTACACCTGCAAGGTGCTGTTTGCTGGTGGCATTGGGCGCTGGAATTTCATCGGTGAAATGGCCGAAGTAGCCGGCTACACCATGACCGTGCTGCTGCGCCAGGTGCGCCAGGCGCGACGTGACTTCACGCTGAGCAAGCTGCAGCGTTGCAAACCAGCCACCAAGGTGCGCCGCGCCGATGTGTTCTGCGAGGCCTGGGTTCATGCCGTATATGACCAAGTGTCGACCTTCGCAGGCGCCGAGCTGTCCCCTGCCGTGGAGCAGTACCTGGCACACCATTACCCAGACCTGGTGCAGCAGAAGCCTCGGGACCGAAACGAAACCACCCGTCGCAAGGCAGGCGTACGAGCCATCAGCGATGCGATGCATGGCCTGTTAGCCGCAGCTGATGTGCGTCTCAACCATGGCATGACCACAGCGGCGCCTTTGGCACTGTCGCAGGTGGCCTCATGA